In Dysidea avara chromosome 3, odDysAvar1.4, whole genome shotgun sequence, a single window of DNA contains:
- the LOC136251232 gene encoding pre-B-cell leukemia transcription factor 1-like — protein sequence MGSPKRHCSPRRGLRSGGNRNTPPRLRGQITPPKTPAICYQLSTVPKSNSPWRTQPSFTYNLRLSPNWKSPFLPPSPPNFLTPHGVDQMAIPTTIEEMDVFLSAAWVDDAPVSSEYSRKLSELHSIYTSKMTQIDRKEMEMLAQCQCLPTSSRGAGRSSNNYSIMGAIIRSNYADVKKKLKEEITSSILKLQAKSSATKHKQISDDEASPQRKGKSPNKAKKLPQKTPAEKKPLDTDAISILNKWFDEHGNRPYPNKKEKQDLARRCNMTINQLSTWFNNKRYRSNCTKTKTGKGKGKATKK from the exons ATGGGTTCGCCTAAGAGACATTGTTCCCCAAGAAGGGGCCTACGGTCTGGTGGTAACCGGAATACACCTCCACGATTAAGGGGGCAAATCACACCACCCAAAACACCTGCCATTTGCTACCAATTGTCCACAGTACCTAAGAGTAATTCACCTTGGCGTACACAGCCTTCTTTCACATATAACTTGCGCCTGTCACCAAATTGGAAGTCTCCTTTTCTACCTCCGTCACCGCCCAACTTTCTGACCCCGCATGGCGTGGACCAGATGGCCATCCCTACAACAATAGAAGAAATGGACGTGTTTCTGAGTGCGGCATGGGTAGATGACGCTCCAGTTTCGTCTGAATATTCTAGAAAA CTTTCTGAACTGCACAGCATTTACACCAGCAAAATGACACAGATAGACAGAAAGGAGATGGAGATGCTTGCTCAATGTCAGTGCCTCCCTACTTCAAGCAGAGGTGCTGGCAGATCATCAAACAACTACTCCATCATGGGTGCCATAATACGGTCCAACTATGCTGACGTTAAGAAAAAACTGAAGGAAGAGATTACTTCATCCATTTTGAAACTACAAGCAAAATCCTCTGCCACAAAGCACAAGCAAATTTCTGATGATGAAGCAAGTCCACAAAGGAAGGGAAAGAGTCCAAATAAGGCTAAGAAATTGCCCCAAAAGACACCTGCTGAAAAGAAACCTTTGGATACTGATGCTATCAGTATACTAAACAAATGGTTTGATGAACACGGCAACAGACCTTATCCAAACAAGAAGGAAAAGCAAGATCTTGCAAGACGTTGTAACATGACCATTAACCAGTTGTCCACATGGTTCAACAATAAACGATATCGCTCCAACTGTACCAAGACTAAGACGGGAAAGGGAAAAGGAAAGGCAACAAAGAAATGA
- the LOC136251229 gene encoding uncharacterized protein, producing the protein MSSTGKGRRSPNGNSNSRGTTPLNNSRNTPLNTPPESHASSWFYDDVSPFPYDLRWNFSPKTPEKSLLDLLSSCKSPLQFFSPGKSPFAGLSPSNSPLVQKSPTASRVALLSPETLSLLDPVGARRSSPQLLLSPSLSSPVHITVPAGVDRNNVPTTAEEIDEFLASAWNNEEPTSSEYSSKLSDLFQFYTSKLTEIDTAERRSLADNLPDGSQAGSSLNSIDDCFKDAQIRGHYDAARKRLKEETVQSIFRLRVKSPARPNTSINSRACRSKSPQMNNSSATEHGRKSLHKKSPAKGRKLQTDRKPLDTDSILDQWFEEHSERPYPNKKQKEDLAKHCNITIKQVTTWFNNKRYRSNCTKTKKGKGKK; encoded by the exons ATGAGCTCCACTGGGAAAGGACGCCGTTCTCCTAACGGAAATTCTAATTCTCGAGGCACGACTCCACTAAACAATAGCCGTAATACACCACTAAACACACCTCCTGAGAGCCACGCCTCCTCGTGGTTCTACGATGACGTCTCCCCTTTTCCTTACGATCTACGGTGGAATTTCTCCCCCAAAACTCCTGAGAAATCTCTTCTCGACTTACTGTCTTCCTGTAAGTCACCACTTCAATTTTTCTCCCCGGGAAAGTCTCCGTTTGCGGGGCTATCTCCCTCAAACTCTCCTTTGGTGCAAAAATCACCCACAGCGTCCCGTGTAGCACTCCTGTCTCCAGAAACTCTGTCATTACTTGACCCTGTGGGAGCGAGAAGGTCTTCTCCTCAATTGCTATTATCCCCTTCCCTCTCGTCTCCAGTACATATCACTGTCCCAGCGGGTGTGGACCGCAACAATGTTCCTACCACAGCTGAAGAGATAGATGAATTTTTAGCCTCAGCGTGGAATAATGAAGAGCCTACTTCGTCTGAATACTCCAGCAAA TTGTCTGATCTCTTCCAATTTTACACAAGCAAGTTAACAGAAATTGATACAGCAGAGAGGAGGTCACTAGCTGATAACCTGCCTGATGGAAGCCAAGCAGGATCATCACTAAACTCCATTGATGACTGTTTCAAAGATGCTCAGATCAGGGGACATTATGATGCCGCCAGAAAGCGACTCAAAGAAGAAACTGTTCAAAGTATCTTCAGGCTAAGAGTGAAATCTCCTGCAAGACCCAACACAAGCATAAATTCCAGAGCTTGCAGGAGTAAGAGTCCACAAATGAATAATAGTTCTGCAACAGAACATGGGAGAAAAAGCCTGCATAAAAAGTCTCCAGCAAAGGGAAGAAAGCTACAAACTGACAGAAAGCCACTGGATACTGATAGTATACTGGATCAATGGTTTGAGGAGCATAGTGAGAGACCTTATCCAAACAAGAAGCAGAAAGAAGATCTTGCTAAACATTGTAACATCACCATTAAACAGGTCACCACATGGTTCAACAACAAGCGTTATCGTTCCAACTGTACAAAGACTAAGAAAGGAAAAGGAAAGAAATGA
- the LOC136251237 gene encoding mediator of RNA polymerase II transcription subunit 7-like isoform X1 produces the protein MEEAEQGVSTFPDPPKLFYKLYTDENVQAGLAPPPPPVISGSYSTFGSPFDTNDSILRNLEDQGLQRIYPKKFDSKEELKKLNGSIVISFLELLDVLINCPSSPQRMKKVQDLNLLFVNMHHLVNGYRPHQARETLKVIMERQKKQRDDAILLLDRAIKKANSLLAECHKETDTFLNEQQLHPLLSQPPDEEMMETDENKKVESVSSAQDMAQQLVRSHDIELCQYLDQHF, from the exons ATGGAAGAAGCGGAGCAAGGAGTGAGTACTTTTCCAGACCCTCCgaaactattttataaactCTATACGGATGAAAACGTGCAGGCCGGACTAGCACCCCCTCCGCCGCCAGTAATAAGTGGTAGCTATTCTACCTTTGGCTCCCCTTTTGAT ACAAATGATTCAATATTAAGAAACCTTGAAGACCAAGGGCTCCAGAGAATATACCCCAAGAAGTTTG ATAGCAAAGAAGAGCTCAAGAAGTTAAATGGCTCAATAGTAATTAGTTTCCTGGAATTATTAGATGTGCTCATTAACTGTCCTTCATCACCACag AGAATGAAGAAGGTACAAGACCTCAACCTACTGTTTGTCAATATGCATCATTTAGTTAATGGGTACAGACCCCATCAA GCAAGGGAAACTTTGAAGGTGATAATGGAGAGACAGAAGAAGCAAAGAGATGATGCCATCTTGCTGTTAGACAG AGCTATTAAGAAAGCTAATTCCTTACTAGCAGAGTGCCACAAGGAGACAGACACTTTCCTCAATGAACAACAGTTACACCCACTACTGTCACAACCACCTGATGAAGAAATGATGGAAACTGATGAAAATAAGAAA GTGGAGTCAGTCAGCTCAGCACAGGACATGGCACAACAGTTGGTGCGTAGTCATGACATTGAATTGTGTCAGTATTTAGATCAACATTTTTGA
- the LOC136251237 gene encoding mediator of RNA polymerase II transcription subunit 7-like isoform X2 has translation MEEAEQGAGLAPPPPPVISGSYSTFGSPFDTNDSILRNLEDQGLQRIYPKKFDSKEELKKLNGSIVISFLELLDVLINCPSSPQRMKKVQDLNLLFVNMHHLVNGYRPHQARETLKVIMERQKKQRDDAILLLDRAIKKANSLLAECHKETDTFLNEQQLHPLLSQPPDEEMMETDENKKVESVSSAQDMAQQLVRSHDIELCQYLDQHF, from the exons ATGGAAGAAGCGGAGCAAGGA GCCGGACTAGCACCCCCTCCGCCGCCAGTAATAAGTGGTAGCTATTCTACCTTTGGCTCCCCTTTTGAT ACAAATGATTCAATATTAAGAAACCTTGAAGACCAAGGGCTCCAGAGAATATACCCCAAGAAGTTTG ATAGCAAAGAAGAGCTCAAGAAGTTAAATGGCTCAATAGTAATTAGTTTCCTGGAATTATTAGATGTGCTCATTAACTGTCCTTCATCACCACag AGAATGAAGAAGGTACAAGACCTCAACCTACTGTTTGTCAATATGCATCATTTAGTTAATGGGTACAGACCCCATCAA GCAAGGGAAACTTTGAAGGTGATAATGGAGAGACAGAAGAAGCAAAGAGATGATGCCATCTTGCTGTTAGACAG AGCTATTAAGAAAGCTAATTCCTTACTAGCAGAGTGCCACAAGGAGACAGACACTTTCCTCAATGAACAACAGTTACACCCACTACTGTCACAACCACCTGATGAAGAAATGATGGAAACTGATGAAAATAAGAAA GTGGAGTCAGTCAGCTCAGCACAGGACATGGCACAACAGTTGGTGCGTAGTCATGACATTGAATTGTGTCAGTATTTAGATCAACATTTTTGA
- the LOC136251234 gene encoding protein SPT2 homolog: MDFSSLMQQATANQEYTKKKYDEIKRNSKEEEARRKEREQLRRERAKRKIELSLAEERARKIKPPPLVQPSETNSVSSSKHATSTCKSHAGKSSKKEKPSSVSCGTTTAAHKTVPPLSVKGHAPKHKANSTPQPPPQPPKQPASKPLDFKQLMEIASKQGSGNRSKELVKQQLLKQQAKSLSATVKASVATPTSSKPVKPVGHAGTNKPHSAVPPKQVSTHKGVAGNKITSVSLTKQRPSSATAAAAATKKLPETTKVNCKANSKRPGVKLKTGSFYQSSAMGSDWSDMKKTIKRPQQQQLQQRQLNGFNISGSWINELGLNKLPTDLDSDYEEDDDMSDFVASDDEGIDEDCEDYSAAIRDIFGYDRSRFGNDDTEVMESSYTQQQFEEKRSARIGKAEDEEDMKRELEEMRRKKRKK; the protein is encoded by the exons ATGGACTTTTCATCGCTTATGCAGCAGGCTACGGCCAACCAAGAGTACACAAAGAAAAAG TATGACGAAATAAAGAGAAATAGCAAGGAGGAGGAGGCTAGGAGAAAAGAGAGGGAACAGCTACGAAGAGAACGAGCAAAGAGGAAAATTGAACTTTCTCTAGCAGAGGAGAGAGCTAGGAAGATTAAACCACCACCACttg TTCAACCATCTGAAACCAACTCAGTGTCTTCTTCAAAGCATGCAACTAGCACATGTAAATCACATGCTGGAAAGAGTAGTAAGAAAGAGAAACCATCTTCAGTGTCCTGTGGGACTACTACAGCAGCCCACAAAACTGTTCCGCCATTGTCTGTCAAAGGTCATGCCCCAAAGCACAAAGCAAATTCAACTCCACAGCCACCTCCTCAACCCCCAAAGCAACCAGCATCCAAGCCATTAGACTTTAAACAACTTATGGAGATTGCAAGCAAACAAGGTAGCGGAAATAGGAGTAAAGAATTAGTTAAGCAGCAGTTATTAAAGCAACAGGCTAAATCATTGTCAGCAACTGTAAAAGCATCAGTGGCAACACCTACTTCTTCTAAACCAGTTAAACCAGTTGGTCATGCTGGCACTAATAAGCCACACTCAGCAGTACCCCCCAAACAGGTTTCCACCCACAAAGGTGTGGCTGGCAACAAAATCACTTCAGTATCTTTGACAAAGCAACGTCCATCTtctgccactgctgctgctgctgctactaagAAACTACCTGAAACTACTAAAGTGAACTGCAAGGCTAACTCCAAGCGACCTGGTGTTAAGTTAAAGACAGGATCATTCTACCAGTCATCTGCAATGGGTTCAGATTGGAGTGACATGAAAAAGACAATTAAGAGACCACAACAGCAGCAACTGCAGCAGCGTCAACTTAACGGTTTCAACATATCTGGCTCTTGGATCAATGAACTGGGTCTTAATAAATTGCCCACTGATCTTGACTCTgattatgaagaagatgatgacatGTCTGATTTTGTTGCCTCCGATGACGAGGGAATAGATGAAGATTGTGAAGACTACTCTGCAGCCATTAGAGACATCTTTGGCTACGACCGAAGCAG GTTTGGCAATGATGACACTGAGGTTATGGAATCAAGCTATACACAGCAGCAGTTTGAAGAAAAACGAAG TGCTCGCATTGGTAAGGCAGAGGATGAAGAAGATATGAAAAGAGAACTTGAAGAAATGAGAAGGAAAAAACGTAAAAAATGA
- the LOC136251233 gene encoding uncharacterized protein codes for MTRRASWIVLLVVVFVVAVGGQGDDSDSRYNYVEESCYNMMPSQMMESNMPSQNVETSTVLAKFMNRSEAMYTYEPGHEYSIIISSEKDDFMGFIANMRLASNSSVIVGTVSEPNRTTTSSSVKTMTCNGNNNTATQMSITQHFSVEFVWTAPPDLNETVILMYGVFKNRTVFWSNLTSHCITPVGFDPSVVNQICTTVSSLPSPSTTSTKSISTSPITSQSLFSPSMSSIASTITTIQPSSSSRPSVHLSSVPNFNHHSLIVLPSVSRNFHSAVIRSTVTKRTVISSTFLLSTTFTFKYTSVSVPVQTSTRTTDTSSALPIIPTAVVGSSDGSNSLIENTSEVMAIGIAICFVLVLIVLQVVIVFVGCAYRRRHKQSRSRSSSFRTLYSLDTASVRSESIRRSNRLYSRENCQIDLKLNIIEVDDNDCSSSPAPRNQCQPLNQSEQSCTEVDVHSTTNSRSFQ; via the exons ATGACTCGTAGAGCCAGTTGGATCGTTCTATTGGTCGTCGTGTTTGTAGTGGCGGTTGGGGGGCAAGGGGATGACTCTGATTCCCGATACAACTACGTAGAAGAGTCGTGCTATAATATGATGCCCTCGCAGATGATGGAGTCCAACATGCCCTCACAAAATGTGGAGACTTCCACGGTCCTCGCCAAATTCATGAATCGGAGCGAAGCCATGTACACTTACGAGCCTGGCCATGAATACTCAA TTATTATATCAAGTGAAAAAGATGATTTTATGGGATTTATTGCAAACATGCGCCTGGCCAGTAATTCCAGCGTGATTGTGGGAACAGTGTCAGAGCCAAACAGGACCACAACTTCATCATCGGTGAAAACAATGACTTGTAATGGCAACAAT AACACTGCAACTCAGATGAGTATCACCCAACATTTCTCAGTGGAGTTTGTATGGACAGCACCACCAGACCTGAATGAGACTGTTATATTAAT GTATGGAGTGTTCAAGAATCGCACAGTGTTTTGGAGCAACCTAACATCTCATTGCATTACACCTGTG GGTTTTGATCCATCTGTAGTAAACCAGATTTGTACTACTGTGTCTTCACTACCGTCACCTAGTACCACTTCTACAAAATCAATTAGTACTTCTCCTATCACATCTCAGTCATTGTTTTCACCATCAATGTCATCCATTGCTAGTACTATCACTACTATACAGCCTTCATCTTCATCCAGACCATCAGTGCATTTGTCAAGTGTTCCAAACTTTAATCATCACAGTTTGATAGTCTTACCTTCTGTCTCCCGAAATTTCCATTCAGCTGTGATAAGATCCACTGTCACTAAACGTACAGTAATCAGTTCAACCTTCCTTTTGTCAACAACATTTACTTTCAAGTATACAAGTGTGAGTGTGCCAGTTCAAACATCAACAAGAACAACTGATACTAGTTCGGCATTACCTATCATTCCTACAGCTGTTGTAGGCAGCAGTGACg GATCCAACAGCTTGATTGAAAATACTAGTGAAGTAATGGCAATTGGAATTGCAATTTGTTTTGTGTTGGTGCTCATCGTCCTTCAAGTTGTTATTGTATTTGTTGGCTGTGCTTACCGAAGAAGACATAAACAGTCTCGATCTCGGAGCTCATCTTTCCGCACCCTTTACAGTTTGGACACAGCTAGTGTTCGATCAGAATCCATAAGGCGATCAAATAGACTGTACTCTCGTGAGAATTGTCAGATTGATCTTAAGCTGAACATTATAGAAGTTGATGATAATGACTGTTCATCATCACCAGCACCTCGTAACCAATGCCAACCATTGAATCAATCAGAACAGTCTTGTACAGAAGTAGATGTCCATTCAACCACAAATAGCAGATCATTTCAATAG
- the LOC136251236 gene encoding espin-like yields the protein MTMPEGKKQNRLSLKATDALDDLDSYLAGVSDDDDTDSIGSLEVHVRPTISLRDLTDVCNKCKSVTFSITSAITQSHKQCLRALLCNMSTLKNCEVSAEDGTTPIHVAAKHGNAEFLELLLSKDSTMAESKDARGATATHVLCYNGHHGCLSWMLKNGGSAAHKDLDGATPVHYAAVSGHLECLQELMQTGNGDPNIQTYSGETPVYYAAQEGHLHCVQWLVEMAKANPTSSSNDGMTPLHAAAQTGQVNVTHWLVRTAKCSVISKTCDGATPLHFAAAKGHVAILQWMLHHSLVTGDEADDFGATPVHDAAEHGQLESLKVFYEHSVNLNSQDCDGLTPRDLAEQGNHTRCVEFLINPEEMYNKRKHSTPLVDVDAKMAARIKQIDTEKKKKGWNLFKKKESISK from the exons ATGACAATGCCAGAAGGGAAGAAGCAGAACAGACTCAGCTTGAAAGCGACTGATGCTCTAGATGATTTGGACAGTTATTTGGCTGGAGTCTCTGACGACGATGACACCGATTCTATAGGATCACTTGAAGTGCATGTCCGTCCAACGATATCATTGAGAGATCTAACCGATGTGTGCAACAAATGTAAGAGTGTCACTTTCTCAATTACTAGCGCCATCACTCAGAGTCATAAACAATGCTTAAGGGCACTACTGTGCAATATGAGCACTTTAAAGAACTGTGAAGTGAGCGCTGAAGACGGCACAACGCCGATTCATGTTGCAGCGAAACATGGGAACGCAGAATTTTTAGAGCTACTCCTTTCGAAGGACAGTACAATGGCAGAAAGCAAGGATGCACGTGGCGCCACCGCGACACACGTTCTTTGTTACAATGGACACCACGGATGCTTGTCATGGATGCTAAAGAATGGTGGGTCTGCTGCGCACAAAGATTTGGACGGCGCCACGCCAGTTCATTACGCAGCAGTTTCAGGGCACTTGGAATGTCTCCAAGAACTAATGCAAACAGGAAATGGTGACCCAAATATACAGACCTACAGTGGTGAGACTCCAG TATATTATGCTGCACAAGAAGGTCACTTGCACTGTGTTCAATGGCTAGTAGAAATGGCCAAAGCTAATCCAACAAGTTCATCCAATGATGGTATGACCCCATTACATGCAGCAGCACAAACTGGTCAAGTAAATGTGACACACTGGCTTGTGAGAACTGCTAAATGCTCTGTCATCAGCAAGACATGTGATGGAGCCACACCCCTCCATTTTGCAGCTGCCAAAG GTCATGTGGCAATTCTACAGTGGATGCTCCATCATTCGCTGGTCACCGGGGATGAAGCAGATGACTTTGGAGCGACTCCAGTTCATGATGCTGCAGAACATGGCCAACTGGAGTCCTTGAAAGTGTTCTATGAGCATTCTGTAAATCTGAACTCTCAAGATTGTGACGGCTTAACACCAAG AGACTTAGCTGAACAGGGAAATCACACACGCTGTGTAGAATTTCTCATAAATCCTGAAGAAATGTATAACAAGAGAAAACATTCAACACCACTTGTA GATGTGGATGCAAAAATGGCAGCAAGAATTAAACAAATAGACACTGAGAAGAAGAAAAAGGGATGGAACTTATTCAAGAAAAAG GAATCAATATCAAAGTAA
- the LOC136248544 gene encoding ryncolin-1-like → MTTTTTITTIILLLAVGILPLSSGQQTNSIHVINSCCDLGYGSFTFSRKTRQSGIYVIPNVCRDDHLEAEAYCDTINGGGGWLVVQRREDGSVDFNRTWVGYEDGFGKLTGEFWYGLRALHCLTGQGGWEMRMDIKLTNGTKLFFQYEQFKVASAKDKYKLTVGGFQGTTTDPMRAHNGKNFTTKDSDNDSHSGVNCALYRGHSVPLGGWWFGKCHRTAPNIFYNHWDGIHLNSKWHFLPFIEIKIRPTRCNI, encoded by the coding sequence atgactactactactactattactacaaTAATACTACTACTGGCTGTTGGGATACTACCACTCTCCAGTGGTCAACAGACCAATAGTATTCATGTCATTAACAGCTGTTGTGATCTAGGATATGGTAGTTTCACCTTCTCCAGGAAGACTAGACAATCAGGAATTTATGTCATTCCCAATGTCTGTAGGGATGATCATTTGGAGGCTGAGGCTTATTGTGACACTATCAATGGAGGAGGAGGATGGTTAGTGGTACAGAGGAGAGAAGATGGATCTGTTGACTTTAACAGGACCTGGGTTGggtatgaagatggatttgggAAATTAACTGGGGAATTTTGGTACGGACTGAGAGCCCTCCATTGTCTCACTGGTCAAGGTGGTTGGGAAATGAGAATGGACATCAAGTTAACTAATGGTACTAAGCTCTTCTTCCAATATGAGCAGTTTAAAGTTGCATCAGCTAAAGACAAGTACAAACTAACTGTTGGAGGATTCCAGGGGACCACTACTGATCCAATGAGAGCTCACAATGGAAAGAACTTCACCACTAAAGACAGTGACAATGATTCACATAGCGGTGTAAACTGTGCCCTCTATCGTGGTCATAGTGTTCCACTTGGAGGATGGTGGTTTGGTAAATGCCACCGTACTGCTCCTAACATATTCTATAATCACTGGGATGGAATACATTTAAATTCAAAATGGCATTTTCTCCCATTCATCGAGATAAAGATCAGACCAACCAGATGCAATATCTAA
- the LOC136248611 gene encoding ryncolin-1-like, whose protein sequence is MTTTTTITTIILLLAIGILPLSSGQQTNSTHVINSCCDLGYGSFTFSRKTRQSGIYVIPNVCRDDHLEAEAYCDTINGGGGWLVVQRRQDGSVDFNRNWIEYENGFGKLNGEFWYGLRALHCLTDQGGWEMRMDIELANGTKIFLHYEQFKVASAKDKYKLTVGGFQGITTDPMAVHNEMNFTTKDSDNDSYMRNCALLYAPGSPSGGWWHYIHCFEVAPNNFYNFHVGIFLNGQWHSLPFIEIKIRPPKCNI, encoded by the coding sequence atgactactactactactattactacaaTAATACTACTACTGGCTATTGGGATACTACCACTCTCCAGTGGTCAACAGACCAATAGTACTCATGTCATTAACAGCTGTTGTGATCTAGGATATGGTAGTTTCACCTTCTCCAGGAAGACTAGACAATCAGGAATTTATGTCATTCCTAATGTCTGTAGGGATGATCATTTGGAGGCTGAGGCTTATTGTGACACTATCAATGGAGGAGGAGGATGGTTAGTGGTACAGAGGAGACAAGATGGATCTGTTGACTTTAACAGGAACTGGATTGAGTACGAAAATGGATTTGGCAAGTTGAATGGAGAATTTTGGTATGGACTGAGAGCCCTCCATTGTCTCACTGATCAAGGTGGTTGGGAAATGAGAATGGATATCGAGTTAGCCAATGGTACTAAAATCTTTCTCCATTATGAACAGTTTAAAGTTGCTTCAGCTAAAGACAAGTACAAACTAACTGTTGGAGGATTCCAGGGGATCACTACTGATCCAATGGCAGTTCACAATGAAATGAACTTCACTACCAAAGACAGTGACAATGACTCATACATGAGGAATTGTGCACTGTTGTATGCTCCAGGATCACCATCTGGAGGATGGTGGCATTATATACATTGCTTTGAAGTTGCTCCAAACAATTTCTATAATTTTCATGTGGGAATTTTTCTCAATGGACAGTGGCACTCTCTCCCATTCATTGAGATAAAAATCAGGCCACCTAAATGCAACATCTAA